The following nucleotide sequence is from Bacteroidota bacterium.
TGATATTTCAGGAAGTTTTTCAATTTCATCTTGAATTAATTCCGCATATTTTTTAATACCAGTAAGATCGTAATCACCACTCACATTCACTTGCATGATAGGCATATCAGAAAATTCCACTTTTGCAACATTAGGTCCATAAGTAGGATCAAGATCGCTTGGTAAAGTTGGTTTTGCTTTATCAACGGCGTCTTTAACTTTTTGATTTGCCTCATCAATATCAGTTCCGGAAACAAATTCCACCTGAATACTGGAAAAATCCTGCACTGAACTGCTTATTATTTTATTTACACCGCTTATAGCTCCTATCTCTTTTTCCAATTGTTTGGTAATGAGATTTTCCATATCACTTGGAGAGGAACCGGGGTATATTGTCGCCACATAAATAGTAGGCATTGTAATATCAGGATATAACTCCTTGGGCAATCCATTATAGGTGGAAATACCCATGATTGTCAGCATAATGGTAATAATAAATACCGTTGTGCGGTTATTTATTGCCCAGCTGGATGGTTTAAATTCTTTGAATACGTTTTTCATTTATAAATATTTTTTAATTAATTAAAACAGATCTGATCAAAATATTGCTGATCGTTTTCCATTTTATTTAATAGGGTTGCAAACATGATTCTTTTCAATATTGAATTTCCTGACCTGCTATAACATTTTGATATCCTGAGGTAATAACCTTATCTCCTTTCACCAATCCTGAGGTTATTTCGGCCATTCCGCCATATATTTTACCAACGGTTACTGTTTTGCGAACTGCAACTTTTTTTCCATTCTCTTCCCCTGCCACATACACATAATCGGCATCACTTGATTTCTGGATCATATTAAGATCAACAACAATGGCATTTTCAGCTTCATAATCCGCAATTTTCATTACAGCAATCATATTTGGTTTTAATAAAGGATCGCTTGGCAATTTTGCTTCCACAGTAAATGTTCTGCTTTGTGAATTAATTACTTTGGATGCGAAGGTTACTTTTGCGTCTAATTCTTTATGCTGATCTGTGATCATAATTTTAGCATTATCACCGGCAGAAACTATAGAAGAATGAGATTCAGAAACTTCCCCTTTTGCTTTTAATGTATTCATATTTACAACACGAATTCCCTGAAATCCTGGAGAACCGATTTGTCCGATCTTAATATCAACTGCATCAACAACTCCATTAATAGGAGAAGTTAATTTACTCATAGTTAATTGCTCATTGGCTGCAGCAATACTTTTTTCTAATGTTTCAACATTATTTTTAGCGGATAGAAATTGAATTTCACTTCCTATCTTCTGATCCCACAATGCTTTTTGTTTATTGTAAACATCTTTTGCAAAAGAGAGTTGTGATTCCAGTGTTTCCACATTTTTTTTCATGGCATCATTATCTGTTGAGGCAAGTACTTGTCCTTTGGAAACATTTTGTCCAACTGTTACATAAATTGCATTAATAACGCCGGGCATTTGCGGAGTAACAATTACATTTTCCTCTGCATCAATTTTACCTTGTACTTCGATATAGTGAATAAATGGCTGAGTATTTATTTCTGAAACCACAACCAATTCTCCCTTCGGTTCTTTTGCAGTGGTATCGGCATCAGCAATTTCTTTCTCTAATTTTTTAATTTTTTCGGTGATATCTGCATGTTCTTTTTTGAGTTTATTCAGTTCAGCCTGTTTGTCGTTTGATTCTTTAGCACCACAAGATGCAAGAAAAATAATAACGGTTAGATATAATAAGGTCTTTCTCATAGTATGTTGATTTAATTAATTGTATCCTAATGATTTGTTTAAAGCGGTTTTAGTATTTAAAAGATTATATAAAGCGGTAATATATGAACCTTGTGCGGTATATAAAGTGCTTTCGGCATTGTTCAATTCGAGGCTGGAACCAACTCCTTCTCTGTATTTTATTAATGCTGTATCGTATATTTTTTGTGCGAGTTCCTGATTTTGTTTTTGGATATCAAAATCACTTTCCGCATTGATATAATCAGTTTTTGCCTTTTCTATTTCCAATAATATACCCTGTGTAGCACTCAGTAAATTTAGTTGTGCTTTTTCATAATCGATCTGTGCCGCCTGCACACTTGTTCTTCTTTCGAAACCTGAAAAGATCGGAACTTGCATTTTAACACCAATCAAACCTGTTTCAAACCAGAGTTCATCTGAATCGAAAAAATTAAAACTATTGCGTTGCGCATTTTGTGAATAAGATGCATATAAAGCCAATGTTGGCAAATACATAGATTTCTTTAATTTGATATTTAACTCATTTAAGATCATGGTTTGATTTAAGATCGTAAATTCAGGTCGGGTCAGATAATTTTGATCGTTGTTTACCAAATTTGCATTGCCGGTAAATATGTCAATATCGTCAGTTAAGGTTATTGGAGTATTTATATCCAACCCCATGGTATACTTAAGAAATGTTTCAGCAAGTATAGTTTGTCGTTTAGCATTTGCTAGTTGACCATTTAAAGTAAGTGTGCTCATTGTCAAACGGTCCACATCAATTTGTTCAACAAAACCTGCTTTGAGCATTTCCTTTACTTCAAAATATACTTTATCGAGATTGTTGATATTTTTTTGGAGTAATGTTTCAAATTCCTTTGAAATTAATACAGAATAATATGCACTCTCCACATTTTTACGGATATCTTGTTCCGTAAGTTTTTGTTGAGCATTCACAAGATCCACATATTCTTTTGATGCATTTAACGCAACGATCCACGCCCCGTTAAATAATAATTGTGAAGCTGAAATACCTGCAGTAAGGTTTTGTTCTGTACCAAACTGTACCGGAATAAAATCACCAACTTCTCCACCAAAAAATTCAGCCGGTAAAAGTGAAGTGGGTAATTTAAAGAAATTCTGATAGTCAACGGTTGCATCAACCTGAGGTAAACCGGCCGAAAGTCGGTTTTTTACTGTTATCTGTGCATTCGCCACATCGAGCGCTGCAGATTTTGATTGGGTGTTATTTTCAATGCCATAATCAATTGCCTGTTGCAACGAATATTGTTGCGATTGCGCTAACAATAATGCAGGGCTGATCAACGCGATTAAAAATAATTTGAGTTTATATGCCATGTTTTTCTGATTTTATTTTTTCGAGTAATTTAATTCCTTTGGGTGTTGCTATTCCGCGAATGTGATAATCGATAAATACATTAAATGTTTTT
It contains:
- a CDS encoding efflux RND transporter periplasmic adaptor subunit; amino-acid sequence: MRKTLLYLTVIIFLASCGAKESNDKQAELNKLKKEHADITEKIKKLEKEIADADTTAKEPKGELVVVSEINTQPFIHYIEVQGKIDAEENVIVTPQMPGVINAIYVTVGQNVSKGQVLASTDNDAMKKNVETLESQLSFAKDVYNKQKALWDQKIGSEIQFLSAKNNVETLEKSIAAANEQLTMSKLTSPINGVVDAVDIKIGQIGSPGFQGIRVVNMNTLKAKGEVSESHSSIVSAGDNAKIMITDQHKELDAKVTFASKVINSQSRTFTVEAKLPSDPLLKPNMIAVMKIADYEAENAIVVDLNMIQKSSDADYVYVAGEENGKKVAVRKTVTVGKIYGGMAEITSGLVKGDKVITSGYQNVIAGQEIQY
- a CDS encoding TolC family protein: MAYKLKLFLIALISPALLLAQSQQYSLQQAIDYGIENNTQSKSAALDVANAQITVKNRLSAGLPQVDATVDYQNFFKLPTSLLPAEFFGGEVGDFIPVQFGTEQNLTAGISASQLLFNGAWIVALNASKEYVDLVNAQQKLTEQDIRKNVESAYYSVLISKEFETLLQKNINNLDKVYFEVKEMLKAGFVEQIDVDRLTMSTLTLNGQLANAKRQTILAETFLKYTMGLDINTPITLTDDIDIFTGNANLVNNDQNYLTRPEFTILNQTMILNELNIKLKKSMYLPTLALYASYSQNAQRNSFNFFDSDELWFETGLIGVKMQVPIFSGFERRTSVQAAQIDYEKAQLNLLSATQGILLEIEKAKTDYINAESDFDIQKQNQELAQKIYDTALIKYREGVGSSLELNNAESTLYTAQGSYITALYNLLNTKTALNKSLGYN